A DNA window from Vigna angularis cultivar LongXiaoDou No.4 chromosome 1, ASM1680809v1, whole genome shotgun sequence contains the following coding sequences:
- the LOC108318786 gene encoding uncharacterized protein At5g65660, producing the protein MGKTEGDFTPPELPTSICFLSILPLYILPPSSHSPTQPSSLLFCFLPHAHESGNHMMESPDISPPHVDASRPSLGFPLGTALLLIIIFTLSGVLSCCYHWDRIRSLRQSFSHSDPQMHSSDPTKSKHSTELRQNRGPSLPVLMPGDDVPRFIAMPCPCQPSRPDNVVVTVELEKQKRLPKPPQLPIPLYL; encoded by the exons ATGGGCAAGACTGAAGGTGACTTCACTCCTCCTGAGTTACCAACTTCAATTTGCTTCCTTTCCATTCTTCCTCTTTATATACTGCCACCCTCTTCGCATTCACCCACtcaaccttcttctcttctcttctgtTTTCTTCCTCACGCACATGAGAGTGGGAACCACATGATGGAAAGCCCAGATATTTCGCCGCCGCATGTCGACGCATCTCGACCGTCCCTTGGCTTCCCCTTGGGCACTGCCCTTCTCttgatcatcatcttcacccTCAGTGGCGTCCTCTCTTGCTGCTACCACTGGGACAGGATCCGTTCCCTTCGTCAATCATTCTCTCATTCCGATCCCCAAATGCATTCCTCCGATCCCACCAAATCTAAACACTCCACG GAATTGCGGCAGAACAGGGGACCGAGCTTGCCAGTGTTGATGCCGGGGGATGACGTGCCCAGGTTCATAGCCATGCCGTGTCCGTGCCAGCCTTCAAGGCCGGACAACGTTGTTGTCACAGTGGAATTGGAGAAGCAGAAGCGGCTGCCCAAACCGCCGCAGCTACCGATccctttgtatttataa
- the LOC108318720 gene encoding transcription factor bHLH93, whose amino-acid sequence MELSQLGFLEELVAPRRETWNALSSGFLELLSNGWSFDTFLDNPSFPSSNTLFGAFSAPLDRRFECPFTNELPPYPFPDAFTMPLPDLQPGNDHPSPPLPPTLEDADIAFYHNNDNNFQEIKTVCKVEEHGVENPQPTEIPLFNTAMSDDGERKHKSKKLEGQPSKNLMAERRRRKRLNDRLSMLRSIVPKISKMDRTSILGDTIDYMKELLERIGKLQEEEVEEGSSQINLLGISRDQLKPNEAIVRNSPKFDVERRDQDTRISICCATKPGLLLSTVNTLEALGLEIQQCVVSSFNDFSVEASCSEVGEQRNSISPEEIKQSLFRNAGFGGKCL is encoded by the exons aTGGAGCTTTCTCAGCTTGGTTTCTTAGAAGAATTGGTAGCTCCAAGAAGAGAGACATGGAATGCTTTATCCAGTGGGTTCTTGGAGCTATTGTCTAATGGTTGGAGTTTTGACACTTTTCTTGATAACCCATCTTTCCCCTCCTCTAACACCCTCTTTGGTGCATTTTCAGCACCATTAGACCGCAGATTTGAATGCCCTTTCACCAATGAACTACCACCATACCCATTTCCCGATGCCTTCACAATGCCATTGCCAGACCTTCAACCTGGCAACGATCATCCCTCACCTCCACTTCCACCCACACTCGAGGATGCAGATATTGCCTTTTATCACAACAACGATAACAACTTTCAAGAAATCAAGACTGTCTGCAAAGTTGAAGAACACGGTGTTGAGAATCCACAACCCACAGAGATTCCACTCTTCAACACAGCCATGTCTGATGATGGAGAGAGAAAACACAAGTCCAAAAAGCTAGAGGGACAGCCCTCAAAGAATCTCATGGCAGAAAGGAGGAGAAGAAAACGTCTCAATGACCGTCTTTCCATGCTTAGGTCAATAGTCCCCAAGATCAGCAAG ATGGACAGGACCTCTATTCTTGGGGATACTATAGACTACATGAAAGAGCTTTTGGAAAGGATTGGCAAGTTGCAAGAAGAAGAGGTGGAAGAGGGCTCAAGTCAGATTAATCTGTTGGGCATTTCAAGGGACCAACTCAAACCAAATGAAGCAATTGTAAGAAACTCCCCCAAG TTTGATGTTGAAAGGAGAGACCAGGACACTAGGATCAGCATTTGCTGTGCCACAAAGCCTGGATTGCTACTATCAACCGTCAATACATTAGAAGCATTGGGCCTTGAGATTCAGCAATGTGTTGTAAGCAGCTTCAATGACTTTTCAGTGGAAGCATCTTGTTCTGAG GTAGGTGAACAGAGAAATAGCATTAGCCCTGAGGAGATAAAACAATCACTATTCAGAAATGCTGGGTTTGGTGGGAAATGTCTCTAG
- the LOC108333905 gene encoding tyrosine aminotransferase: protein MENGSEKKWNFDGNQKLKASSMSVRGAYNMLMEKVNNSGDNKPLIRLCRVDPTDNPLYRTTPDAAHAVAAAVHSYNYNSYSPTVGLPEAKRAIANYLSADLPYQLSPENVFITVGGTQAVDIILPVLARPGANILLPRPGYPQYDSRASCCALEVRHYDLLPERGWEVDLDSLEALTDDKTVAMVLINPSNPCGNVFTYQHLKRVAEVARKLGIFVVSDEVYAHITYGSNPFVPMGVFSSIVPVITIGSLSKRWLVPGWRTGWIATCDPHGIFHKTGLVKNIIDYLEISTDLPTILQAAIPDIIGKTKDDFFVKNLNILRETANKFYDLCKEIPCLTCPNKPEGAMCVLVKINFSQIKDIVDDMDFCAKLAEEESVILLPGVMVGLKNWVRISFAVDPSSIVDGFSRIKAFCLRYAKMA from the exons ATGGAGAATGGAAGTGAGAAGAAATGGAATTTTGATGGGAACCAAAAGCTGAAGGCTTCATCCATGTCTGTGAGAGGAGCCTATAACATGTTGATGGAAAAAGTTAACAACAGTGGAGACAACAAACCTCTAATTCGTCTCTGTCGTGTAGATCCTACGGATAACCCACTCTATCGGACTACCCCCGATGCTGCTCATGCTGTTGCGGCTGCTGTTCACTCTTATAACTACAACTCTTACTCTCCCACCGTTGGCTTACCCGAGGCTAAGAG GGCAATTGCAAATTATCTCTCTGCTGATCTTCCATACCAGTTATCACCTGAGAATGTTTTTATCACCGTTGGTGGAACACAAGCTGTAGATATAATCTTGCCAGTTCTTGCACGTCCTGGTGCCAACATTCTCCTTCCAAGACCAGGGTACCCGCAATATGATTCTCGTGCTTCTTGCTGTGCCCTTGAAGTTCGGCACTATGATCTTTTGCCTGAGAGAGGTTGGGAGGTCGACCTCGATTCCCTCGAAGCTCTAACAGATGACAAAACAGTGGCTATGGTCCTCATCAATCCGAGCAATCCTTGTGGAAATGTGTTCACATACCAACATTTAAAAAGG GTTGCTGAGGTTGCTAGGAAACTCGGAATCTTTGTTGTTTCTGATGAAGTTTATGCTCATATAACTTACGGAAGCAACCCATTTGTCCCCATGGGAGTGTTTTCATCAATAGTGCCTGTCATTACAATTGGATCTTTGTCAAAAAGATGGTTGGTTCCCGGTTGGAGAACTGGTTGGATAGCCACATGTGACCCTCATGGAATTTTTCACAAAACTGGG CTGGTGAAAAATATCATCGACTATTTGGAAATCTCAACTGACCTTCCAACCATCTTGCAG GCAGCAATACCTGACATCATTGGCAAAACCAAAGATGATTTCTTCGtaaaaaatcttaatatattGAGGGAGACAGCAAATAAGTTCTATGATTTATGCAAGGAGATTCCTTGCTTAACATGCCCAAACAAACCAGAAGGAGCAATGTGTGTCTTG GTGAAAATTAACTTTTCGCAAATTAAGGACATTGTTGATGACATGGATTTCTGTGCCAAGCTAGCCGAAGAGGAATCTGTCATTCTTCTTCCtg GGGTTATGGTTGGACTGAAGAATTGGGTTCGAATTAGTTTTGCTGTGGATCCTTCCAGTATTGTAGATGGCTTCAGCAGGATTAAAGCATTTTGCCTTCGATATGCCAAGATGGCATGA